The DNA sequence CAAAGCTCAAATTGTTCTACTACGTAGGGTTCACTAGAGTTAGCATTGGGGGACGGAGGGTTCCGTTCCGGTTTGGATGTTCATGATAGATTCGTCGGAGAATGTTGGGGTCGTGATAGGCTTGGGAACCGTCTTGATTTGATTGCAGTCTCAGGCATATGTAGCGATGAGGGATGCGTTTACCGCGTTGACTCAAAACTTGCTGCAGATTTCTGAAGGCGTGTTGTTGTTCGACACGTGCTATAATTTCTATGGGTTGTCGACGATAAGGGTGCCGACATTGTAGTTTAAGGTGGCGGGTGGGAATTCATGGAGTTTGGCACCAACGACATACCTGATTCTGATGGACCGaaattgtaacaccctaacagacttaatcttatgcttaagtcataagatTGAGATAGAAACGTATTACGacctctatatatatatatatatatatatagaaaaggATACTTAACTAGGAGTCTTGAAAACGGGTAAAacaaaatcgcaaaataaaaaGCGCAACGCTTAGGAAAGGATTACTTGCGTGTTGAGAAACCTAATAGGAACATGATAAAGATAAGCAAAAGAATAAAGGACAACCAAGGAAGCAGCATAACTAGCTCCTGACTCAGCCTACGAGTAGCAGCATAAGTATTCTCaaaatacataagtattctCAAAATATCccaaaatacaccaaaatatCAAAATAACTCCTATTTCTCcctcaacctctaagaggagtaGCATACATAAGTTACTTGGAGAGTAAGCTAAACAtatatgtacatatatacaACCAGAAACCAAAATACATCCAAGGACTACTTCGCTTTCCAGGATCCAAACGCCTAGCGAGGAGCTTCTCGacctgcatatgaaaaataacaatacaatatggaatgagaaccagaggttctcagcatggtaaaagtgccacgcgcataataaataaggtcctgggaatgccatAGGCAATCCTATAACTCCGTTATAAAAATTATCCAACTTAATTACTAAACAGAAGCTATAAACAGGGTAGGTATTCTAATTCTACCTAACTTACTCAATTTCAATCTTAATCTAACACCAAACCATTTCTCCATTTCCTCCATTTCTTTCATCATTCATAATGCAAGAGAAACAAGCAGCCAAACAAGTTCATGCACAAGTAATGAGCAGATAGTACAAATAGCAAGTATAACAGATAGTAGGTGATATAAATCAATTAGGCATACCCAGGAAATGCATAGCAATCAACACTAACAAatacatatgatgcatgcctgtcctatggctgatgggGCCCATTTGTCgattatccagccaacccgacaagtccaaAAACCTTAGATTGTCCCCCGTCACgtatccccaagagtctatgcattgAGTTCACATTCAATCATCATATAATCACTCAATGGGGGCATCCATACCCGGGAATTTATATgtgcccggtcacccttacgacgtagggtcaacagagtgtCGAGATTCACCCTGGAACACGTGGTGGTAAGCCACGGTTcttacccagggaaactcgtatctcagatacgATCATTAACATTTCATAATCAATCATTACTTACTCATCATGTCATTGCACCTTAATACATAACTCATCATATCCTAGAGCAAGTGGGGCGAAACCATAATTCTTGCGTTTACCCGGGAGCCTCTATACTAaccaacctggagcaagtggggcgAAACCATAGCTCTTGCGTTTACCTAGGATATACGTTCTCATATGCCCAAGAGGAACAAAGGAGGGGATCCTAACCTCCCACCATttcgctgggggcaattttaCAATACCAGGAGGAACAAAGAAGGGGATCCTCACCTTCCACCATCTCCTAGGGGTCGCACTTTCAAGAAAGAGTGCTTAGGTGGAatatttatttctttcattAACCAATTTTATAATacttgtgtgtgtgtgtgtgtgtgttgtgCATTCTCACACCTAAATTACCACCTTTTCGACTTTACTTCACGTCCAAATTATCCTATTTTCCTAGCTTATTTTCCagcatccacgcgtacgtgtaggccacgcgcacgcgtggagcGTACATcaagtcacgcgtacgcatgagtcatgcgtacgcgtgaataTGCACACACGTGTACGCATGCCTCTCGTGCATCCATCTCCAAAATTCCacgccacgcgtacgcgtgcgcgtggatggcGCGTCTTTGTAAAAAAATGGGCAGAATGCCCAGAAGTATTCTGCAGCCAACTTTGCCACCCTGCAACACAACTTTATACACATAAACTTGTAACGTCCATAACTTTCTCTACGAAATTacattttttcacaaaattaATATCAATTAAAAGCCCTTAAAATCATCTTTTACTTACAACAAACCACAATTCAATCCAAAATTTGAGGAGAATATTATGGACGTTCAAAGTtcatcaaaatttgattttaaccACTTTCAACAAAACCTCATTTTCACCAACTTAAATTTCTTATCATTTAAGCCTACATTGTAATGCCATATCCACTCAATTCATCAACAACCATTACCAATATAAACTTTAATCAACTTAACCAACCTTGATCTTCAATGATTACTCACTCTTATCTCATACATCAACAACCCTTCATTGTTCATATCAAAATTTCACCTATACCAACTTTCATCATATATTTATCAACCTCCCATCAACATATACCAAATTAAATGCCATTAACAAAATCAACCCTTCATACACATTAATCCATCAACTTAACataataactatttattaacAATTAACAATCATAATTCATCAATATCAATATCAACACAACCCATTATAAGCAAGTCCAACAACATGAAATTAATAACCTCATCACCCCAATTTATGTTCATCAACATTTACACCAACAATAACACAAAGCTACTCATTAAAATACCATTaacaaattatttaacaaattcAACTTATCTTATGATTCTTCTAACCCAAGTTTTCGCAATACCGTAAATATTAAACGTGCGAAacttaaaccataccttggccgatcacTTAATTCACCAAGGCAGCCTCACAACGCACAATTACAGCCGCTCCAAGTTCCATCAAACAGCCCCAAAACAAGCCTTGATCACCAACAAACCTCCAAGTAATTCCAATTCAATTCCAATGCATAAACACCCACTTAACATACACCTAATACACATATACATGTTCCAATTCAGTTTTCTATTACCAAAAACAAGATTGAGCTAGGGTTAGGGTGTTCTTACCATACCCATATGCTCAATAGCTTGAACCTATAAGTTCCGGAAGCTAACTTGAACCTAGAACACAACAATTGGGCAAGATTCACCATAGGTTTTCAAGTTTACCAAAAAAAGAGGGATAAAAATTCTGAATCTAATAGGAGACTTACCAGTGAAATTGTTTGGATAGAAAGGTAGAGCTCGATGCGCTGAGCGCATGGCCgtaaacggtgcggcgatcggagcccGGACGGAGGAGTTATGGTGGATCAAAGGGTTAGGGTTTGAGAGCTTCTCTCCCTTTCTTCCAATTCTGTTTGCTTCGTTGGATGCAAATGGAAGAGATGAAGCCGATGCCTCTTTTTAATTATGAGTCCGATTGGACTCACGGGTTCAGTTTAGACTCCGATTCAATCGGTTCGATTTTTTCAATCCGATTTTAggccaaaatttttattttgatatcaAAATTTTCGTTTCGACGAATTTTATCTCATTTTAATTACtcttgtatttttatcttttttaataaaaatttaatttattaattaattatttactgtTTTTAGCGGGGAAGTACATCAGCTGCTTTGCCATTGTGCCAATAGAAACGGCTTTGTCAATCTTAGGAAATGTGTAGCAGCAGAAAACACATGTCACCTTTAATATTGGACTCTTTGATTGGTTTCTTACAAGACAAATGCTAGAATGTGTGTATTTATTGTTAGAATTTTATGCGGTGGGCTTCTATTGATTGTTGAATGTTTAAGCCTAATATTCCTATAAGCCCATAAAGTGATTGAGTGATTCTTTTTGGATTTTGGATGTCACTATGTATTATTGGGCCTTGAGTCTAATGATTAGTGTACatgataaaataagataagataatggTGTTGGACCCTTGTGATCTAAGTCTTTGATAGTTAAGTCTTGATCACTATATATTCATGTTATAAAGGAAATATCTACATTTCCATCTAATTCTCTTGATTGCCAACGGATCCATTACATGTCACCTATGAGGAGATTAGACAAAATGTGTTCTCGAGTACCAAACCTTCACACAAATATTATTCTTCAATCACTTGACTTCATAAATTACAGAGGTacgtatataattattttttatttggtatTCTAATTCTTGGTATAGATCCAACAAATTCTAACATTTATTTCACTTGCGTTCTTACCCCTTTCCAAATATTTAAACAGAATTTTATACTATGACTTAgagtaatataattttttattttctaaaattaagagTAAATTAAAGAAAGGTAGTTGagattaataacaaaaaaaaaaacaagttaAATCTGTATGCATGCATGCCTTTTCATGTAAATTTGACTTAAGTCTCGTATTAAgaaaagaataatatttttgtactAATTATTTCGACTGTCAGAAACGGATTTAGTTGGAAGAGCGTGGGGTggattttaaaacatttttatgTTGTATACggtaataaaatttatttgcttttattgtataattaaatttgattctattatattattgaattattttgttagatctaattttataaatatataaaattgttgtgttaaattaattttaaattaaataaaattattttattaaaattgttttaaaaaatattaaaaaactaatttttttattattattaattaatattttagactaatattttatttttataatattagatttagaatttaaaatttaaaatttaatatttaaaatttagtccaaaataataaattttattaatcgtAGCATTActcttattttaatattaaattaaaaatggctAACAACACTTTTAATACTATTTgactatttattaaaaaaaataaaagaaatcaaaataaacaagtaaTTCTAATCTTAAATTCATCCCAAAGGTCCAAATCCAATCTTGGTGCTACCTTTCTCTACGCTTTTACCTTTTGTACGTTCTAATTTATTCCATTGTTGTACATTTTGTTTAGTTATTATATTATTGTGTACTTTTTTATTGTTTGGTTCATggttatttataataaaattttattaatatttttttctacgATTTATTTGCTGTATATTTTTACATTTATATtgtacttttaaaatttttatagaattgtgaattgtatttttatagcaatattatatttattaattaattatttaggtttataattcttttaataataaaaaatattttaaaaaaatatcaccATTGAAAACCAATatattttacaataataaaatataattataaaaattattgatatattatatatactttgtcccactaataaaatttttttgaatcatCATTGCGAATGATCGATTCACCATTGCGAGCATTAACCCCAAAAGGACGAATATTGTGGTGTTAGCGGCAGATCGACAATCATACATATAAAAGAATTAAAACTAAATCAAATTGTAAATATTGGTGTAGAAGTATTAAAATTAATGTCCTTATTGTTGCTAATTATATGCTTTATTAATTCTCGCACTTGAACATTGAATTGTTGGTGGCAAATTAGGCGCGGAGCAAATGATCTTACATGAGAAAATTCTATACTCAAGGAGTAGATGTTTCTCTTCCTCCAGAATGCTTAATTACCTTTTGATGTTTATGCAGGACCGAACGAAAGTACTCAATTCGTAATTAGTTTTGAGGATGGAAGTCTTTTCTCCTTAGATGAATATAATAAGGATAAAATGTGAAGTGAATTTGGAcgccaaagaaaaaaaaaaaacggaaTTTGGCAGAGTAGATCCCTTTTGtatattgaattattgataaaGATATAGATTGGTACATATGTAAATGGAAGTTAAGACATTAGCCGAAGAGTGGCAGTATCCACGAAACCAATAAACAGACAAGTTACTGATGAATACATGATCTttactaaaaagttatacaaagAACTCCGTACAACAAATGCAGCTCAGAAAGACTGGTTTCATTGGCAGCCAAACAATTTGGTTCTATGTAACAAAATTTACCATCAAGTGCCTAATAATTTATTGCGTTGGAGCTGCTAAAAATTGACCAAATGTAACAGAAGCATACTTACGAAAGAATGGATGAATACTTGCTTAAACATTGTATATTGTAGCCACATGCTTCTGTCTGTTTCAACTTGCCAAAATGATTTTTAGATTCAGCAATCACTCAACCCATTTGCTCTATCTTTTTGGCACTATTAACAAACGTTGCACTTTTATCAAATCCCTCTAGCAAAAGAATCCGCATTGCTTCTAATCCATCTTGTAATGTAAAGTCCAACTGAAAGACGTGTTTACCAACACTATGAAGCAAATTCCACATACGAAAGGTCCCTTTGTTCCCAAAAGTAGAAATGCAAAATAATTACCTCTTCTCTTTCCTGCTTAGTGAAAGGGCGAAGAACAAATGCTGCAGGATCCATTTTCCCAGGAGGCCGTCCAATGCCTAGTAAAATCAACAAATATGCAAATAAGTATTGCAAGGCAAacaaaagtaaagaaaataaatCTTTAATCTTAGGCAGGTTATGCATTTACCGATTCTTAAGCGGGGAAAACCAGTGTTCCCTTTAAAGTGATTAATTATACTTTTCATTCTGCCAACaagcaagaagaaaaataatattaatgcTTCATTCAAGGGAAACACTTAGCAAGAAATAAGATCAATGTGTATTGTATAACCCATATAAATCagcataataaaaataaaaataaaaataaaaattatgtaCAAATACCAAGCCCTTGTTGAGGCTTATGACAGTTCCTCTGGCTCCCCCCATGCCCATCCCCACCCCTCAAATTGGCAAACCGGACAAAAAACCAACGCCATAAGAATTAAACAAGTTGGGCTCTttccaaaacataaaaatagaTGAAGATTATAGTTACCCGTTGTGACCTCCATGTCCACCCTTTGGTAGCAGCCGCAATTTAGCAAAAGGCAAATCCATGTCATCAAAGATCTGTGCAAAAAGACTTACTACTTAAATGATCTTCCCTCTTCTTTTCCCTCATCACTTGTAAAACAAAGGGACTACATTATCATAACATAGATACTTTACCACAACTACTTGCTTCAATGGAATCTTGAAATACGAAACTATGGCCCCAACCTTCCAAACAGATTTGAACAGCAATCAATCAGCACCAAAATGAAAGAATTTAATACAGTAAACCCACTGACTAAGAATACAAAGCAATTAGTACTTCAATAAGGCTACCCTAGGGTGCCAGGTGCAACAGTGGAAACAGTCACCAAGGATAGATATTTGATCACTCAAAATTGACAACACCTGCGAATTGTGTCATTCTTTAATCTTTTGGAATCTTCGTCTGGCAGTAATTCATAtcaaagaaattggaaatacaTGGTTGTCCATGCTCAATGTAGACCCAATTATTTAAGTGTAATAAAATCATCTGGATTcttgtgattttatgatttcAGCATGGTATTCTTGTTCAAACTGAAGCTTAATCTGATTGAATTTTCTTGGTCCAAAGAATTGTAATTTATCGTTCTAAAAGGACTGAAAACTTCAAGTACTAATCAATTTTCTTTGACATTTACAATCAAGTCATGGAATCTTTTTATCCAACACATTCTGTATCATTAAACCTGAATATTATAGATATCAGACTTACAGATTCCCCACTTGCATTCATAAAAGTTTGTGGTTTTGCAAGTATAACTGGTACATCACCTATAAAACCTGCAAAATGAAAACAACGATAACCCTACATTTTTAACATTGATTGCTATAATGTCTCTGAAATTCAATTAGACAAAACTAAAACCCTTTTTTGTACCTTTTCCAAAGGAGGCTTTGAAGGAAACGCTGCTCATAGGTATCCCCTCAGCTTCGGCAATAGTATCAACCATCTCAAAACCAACCTAAAACCAATCAACTCACATAAAGGACACTGAAACTTGTCTCAATTCCAATTCCAAAAGTTGCTTCAATTTATTCTTATTACACaaaaccttttttttatttaaaatatcgaCAATTCAcacataacaaaaataaaaaggagagaagaagaagaagaaaagcatAACTGACATTGTGGCGGGTGGCAGAATACTTCTTGCCGGGATTGCCGAGGCCGACGATAAGCCAAGGGTCCATCTGTTTGGGCTTCGAAGTGTCAGTGGTGATGGAAGCTGCCATTGCGGTGGACGAAGAAGGATTCTGATGGGAGAACAGAGACACCGTCAAAGACGCAGAGATTAGGGGTTTTGACAAGCGCAAGCAGTGCCGGCAGCCGGGGAGGTTGAATTTGAAGGAAGACGCGCAAAGGTTCATGTTTTGTGGTTTCAACTTTCAACGACAGAACAACTTGAAGCAGTCACGCATGAACCCTAAAAGCGAAGAAGGTAGGAAGCTTGGAGAGGatgagtaaaaaaaaaaaaaaaagagaaagaaacaaaaagacaAGAATTaacgccgttgccggggatcgaACCCGGGTCACCCGCGTGACAGGCGGGAATACTCACCACTATACTACAACGACAACTTGCTTAATAGAGGGCacaaatttaatttagtttctaaaTATACATTTAAATCTTGCCCCTCCCCATTATTCCTCTTCTGCCATCTTGACTTTTCTGAAAGAAACTATTCGTATCTTAATCCAAAAATATAGCCAACCCAAAATGAATAAAAGCCTACTTAAAAATATTGACTTCATTTATACCTATCCAACGTCTATGAGATTTGGTGCAGTAACAATAGCTCAATTTTATCCTTctacttatttaaataagtaacaaattcataaaatatttttcatttatttagaAGGAACTCTCAAcaacttttttaaaaaagagaATAATTATCCACCATCAAAAATAAAActactttaaaaaataattatttactctaatataaatacactaacaccctttagatatatttaaaatcTAATCTACTAAAAAACATACTTTAAATctttgctaacttaagtatcaTAGTCCTTTGCAAATACCATCCCCCACTTCTTCACGAGAAACTCGGACGGTGGCACATCAGCACCAACAGAAGTTAGATGTTGCCTCAAAAGGAGTCTGGACCTCACATCCAGACACAAAAACAACCAATTTCAGGTAACTCTTAGAACATTGCCGTCGTTGCCGGAGATCTGAAAGTCTACATCCAATCatggcaaacaatcaatttgAAGATAGACATACAAAATCTAAATCTAAACCAAAGCACCATAATGACGACCGAGCACTCATGATACCTCCACAACCAAATAGAACAGGTAATCCTAACGGGGAGAGAATGTCAAGAAACCCTCAGTTAGGGGTGCACAGACCCGGTCCGACCCGGTCCCGAACACTTTATGGACTAATTTGGTGTCATTTCATCGGGTTTAGGGTcgggtaagggtctcaaaaatagacccggtcattatttcgggtcgggtctgGGTTATAGCTCGGGTCGGCCCGGTGGCCCgatcatcatacacaattaatattttgtgttattagtgatggatcaTGACTATTcttatgtataatttaagtattgtaaaccttaatattttgtgttattagtcattataagactataagttaatgttttatatttagaatgcataagactttagactaatgcataatacTATGTTATTTgcaaggttctgaaaatcggTTCGAACCGTCCGGTCGAACCGGTCGAACCGCGAACCGCTATCAATTACGATTCGGACAGAAGGCAAAACCGGAAAATTTGAAAATCGCCATTAGATCGTTGAACCGGCCGGGAACCGGTCGGTCGAACCGAATCGTGACCCGGCCGATTTTTAAATCTTAACAAAAAACGCTGCGTTTCATTGTGCAGGCAACCTTAAGTTCCCTAACCCTTCTTCCTTCTAGTCTCCAGCCTCCACAACGCGAAGCAGCAGCCCAGAGTCCAGACTCTAGCCCCAATTCGTCTCAACCTCATCGAAGCCGCCGGCGCATGTCCGTCCAGCCACCGCCGCCGTCCCAACTTTGAGCTTCGAAGGCAACGGCGCAACATCCGTCCAGCCACCGCCGTTTGAGCTTCGAAAATCGAAGCCACCGTCGCCGGTCTCGCCTCTTGCCTCCGTCACGCAGCCACTTCCCGCCGGTGCCAGCACTGTTCCACACCACCACGTCGGCCACTGTCTTCCCAGCCACTGTCCCCAGCCACTTCCATACGACCCTCGCCAGCTCTGCCCTGTTCCTGCCTTCCAGGATCCAGCTTCTAGCCtaggtattaattttttttgtaataataatgttgaataattgattTTTGTTACTCTGTTGCTGCGTTTTTTAATTTCTGAATGTGAAATTGTGAAggaaaatcaaataattgattttgtgtTGTTGATATTATTGCTAAAAATTGATTTGATACTCTGTTGCTGCCTTTTTTAATTTCTGAATGTGAAATTGTGAATTGAAATCaaataattgattttgtgtTGTTGAAATTATTGCTAAAAATGGATTTGTTACTCTATAGCTGTCATTGGAGCCATTCACACAACCACTTTGGCCAGGCTCTCTGCTAAAAGGCAAGAAGTTCTTTCTCCAGCAGGCAACATTGTTGAACAGGTCAAATAATACACCAAAGTATTAATCTTGGGAGCTTCTCTTAACTTTTTTTTCATCTGGGGTGGTGTCGTGATTGTTGTTGATGATGTTGAGGCTTTTTTTTGCAGACTATTGTTCAAATCAGAGTGGTGTTGGGCTGTTGGCATTTGTTGGGGAGAATAGAGCACTGTAAGGTTACTCATATGCACTGAGGATTGCTCAGCAGCGGCTCCGAAAAGAGCATGGTTGTGTCCCTCATAGAGAGATTCTATCAAGCAAACTTAAATGTTAcaatttttttctcaatttgAGTGATGGCTTAAGTAAAGTTGCATTCTTGTTTAGTATGTAGTTTATTTGCTACTGCAGCTTCTGCAAATGGAGATATTGGGGTTGAATTACCTGGTGATCAGGCAGAGATTATATTCATGGGGACTGGAACTAGTGAAGGGATACCTAGAGTTAGCTGCTTGACTAATCCTCTGAAAAAATGTTTGGtgcaatgaagaaaaaaaacaatCTTTATGGAAAAACTAATTAAGATTTTACTACAATGGAAGTGAATGTTCAGGGTTTTGTTAAGATTTCTATATTTCATGATTGTTGTAGGTTTGTTCAAACTTCAAAGGCTGCTCAGCCGGGCAATAAGAATAGGAGACTTAAACATATAAAGACTACTCAGCTGGGCAAATTGGTAGAATGCTTTTTAACATATAAAGACTTGCTGGAATAGGTACTGAATTACAGTAAGCAGACAATAGATGATTTAGTTAAATTGTTTGGGATATTTTGATGCAGTAATGAATCATATTAAAACTTTAGACCTATGCAGCTAGTAATTAGAATAAGTGAGGTAACGGTTGAGAACTTAGGTTGGGAATATAAGGTACTCCCAATGGCCTTTAGGGACATGTAATTACaactttaatatttatattagactataattatgttttaatgtgtttatttatattttatttattattttattagaaaacGGTTTTTTCGGTTCAACCACggtcgaaccggttgaacctATGAACTAGTGAACCAGTAACTAGAACGGTTCGATGACCggttcggttttcagaaccttggttatttgtattgatttaaatatttggtattattagacaatattagtattgattgtggttttgctttagtattgattgtggttatgctttaattttaaagaagggttggttcttgttatatttttctaagtgaattttaccatgttaAATAATGATTGGAGTCTtagaaatttggatatttttacatTCTAACTTACAAGAAGGTATCAATGCAATGTAATGTTAACGGCCCGATTTTTTCTCGATTTTTATCCGGTATAATTGTGGCCCGAAAGTGTATtggtttcatcgggtctagggtcGGGTTCGGGTCTAATAAATAGACCCAGTGTATATTTCGGGTCGGGTTTGGGGCCCATCAAACCCGGCTTCACCCGACCCATGTGCACCCCTACCTTCAGCCTAGGCAAATCAATTTAGAGGTACATCCACCCGAGAATGAAGAGCCTCTACACCTAACAGA is a window from the Arachis stenosperma cultivar V10309 chromosome 3, arast.V10309.gnm1.PFL2, whole genome shotgun sequence genome containing:
- the LOC130970863 gene encoding peptidyl-tRNA hydrolase, mitochondrial, with protein sequence MNLCASSFKFNLPGCRHCLRLSKPLISASLTVSLFSHQNPSSSTAMAASITTDTSKPKQMDPWLIVGLGNPGKKYSATRHNVGFEMVDTIAEAEGIPMSSVSFKASFGKGFIGDVPVILAKPQTFMNASGESVGAIVSYFKIPLKQVVVIFDDMDLPFAKLRLLPKGGHGGHNGMKSIINHFKGNTGFPRLRIGIGRPPGKMDPAAFVLRPFTKQEREELDFTLQDGLEAMRILLLEGFDKSATFVNSAKKIEQMG